Genomic segment of Aliarcobacter trophiarum LMG 25534:
AATCTATTTTTATCAATATTCTTTGAGATTACATAGAATTTCTCCTCAAAACTATCAAAAGCAATTCTTGATTTTATTGCTTCAAAATCAATTACCTGTTCCTCTTTTTCAATAACTTTAAAATATGTATTATAAAAATAGTATCCAAATAGTAAGATAGAAAAAAGATAGAAAACATAAATATAAAAAGAAAAATTTGGCTTTAAATCTATAAACTTCAAGCCATCTTTATTTTTATTAATTCTAGTTTTTTCTAATTTATTTTCATCTAAAAAATCATTTTTAATATTTTCGAAATTATCTTTTTGTATGTATTTAACACTATTAATCTCAATATTAAACTTTTTATTTAAAAATTTAATAAAATCATCTTGATTTAACTCTTCATTTATCTTTTGATAATAAAAAAATCTCTTATCTTTAAAAATAAGAAAGAAATTACTACAAACTAGTAGTTCAAAGCCTATAAACTCGACTTTTCTATAGTAACTATAAAAAGCTTCAAAATCGAAAAAATGAAACTTTTTATTTACAACAAATACTTGATACTCTTTTGCACTTTTAAGGTAGTTTACATATAGTCTATCACAACCATCCAAAGATATATTTTTTAATTTTAAATTAGAAAGAATAAAACTCTTTAAATATCTATCATCTATTTTTTCAGTAACATCAATATCAACAACTATGATATCGCTACAATTAGCAAAGAAAAACATTTTTCCTCCTAAAAATAGATTTTAAAGCGCTCTTTTATATATCCATATCATAACCCATAGATTTTAAAGCTTCTTTATTTTTTGTCCAGTTCTTTTTCACACTAACAAACAACTCAAGAAAACATTTTTTACCACTAAGTTTTTCTATTTTAATCCTTGCAGCTTTTCCTATTCTTTTAATAGCAGTGGCCTTTTGTCCAATAATCATACCCTTTTGACTATCTTTTTGAACAATTATAGTAGCTCTTACTACATCTACATTTGGCTTTTCTTCTATTTTATTTATCATTACATCAGCTTCATAAGGTATCTCATCACTAATATTTTCAAAAATAGATTCTCTAATAAACTCTTTATATAAATCTCTTAAATGCTCAGTTGTCATAATCTCAGGATCAAATAAGTATGGATGCACTGGCAAATATTTAACTACAACATCTAGAATATCAGATTTTTTTGTAGCTCTTTTTATTGATATTGGTATCATAGCTTCATATTTATCTTGATATTTCTCATACTCTTTTAGTTTTATCATTAACTCATCATTATTTACAAAATCAATCTTTGTAAGTAGTAATATATGTTTTGTATTTTTTTTATTTTTTTCTAAAAAATCTTCGTAATATTTTAAGCTATCAGTTACAGGAGCTAAAAAAAGTATTAAATCACAATCTCCCATAGCTTTTAGAGCTTCATCAAGCATAAACTGATTAAGCAGTTTTTCTGTTTCATGAATTCCTGGAGTATCTACAAATACTATTTGATCCTCTTCATGCATAACTATAATATTTGATCTTCTTCGTGTTGCATTAGCTTTATGAGAAACCATTGCAATTTTTTCACCCACAAGCCAGTTTAAAAGCGAACTTTTACCTGCATTTGGACGACCAACTACTGAAACATATCCACATTTTGTCATTACTCTATTTACCTTTTTCTATAAGTTTGTAATAGTAACATAACTTTTATATTTTTCTAGTTTATTTTCTTCATAAATAAGATATCTTGTAATTTAAATATAATTGTAGGTTGTAAAAGTCGAAGAGTAGGTATATAGTTTGATAAAATAAGAATATATTTTAAAAGAGAGGATTGTAGGGAATAAAAAAGCTTACCTTGAATTACTAAGAAAGAGTAAAAGAAGGTAAGCTTATTGTAAAAGTTAAAAACTCAATAAGCTGGCGGCGACCTACGTTTCCACAGGGGGACCCTGCAGTATTATCGGCGATGAAGTGCTTGACTACCAGGTTCGGAATGGGGCTGGGTATTTCCACTTCTCTTTAACCACCAGCAAATTTGAGTGCTAAAAGCTTGAGATAAACTCTTAACACTCAAATTGCGAGATTGAGAAATTTAATGCTAAAGTCTTTTTTGTATATCTATATATATTCAACACATATTAAACATAATAAATATGCTTAATAAGATAGTAAACCAAAGAAAAATTGTTAAAAATAAGCCAAACGTTCTATTAGTACTGGTCAGCTAAAGGGCTTACACCCATTACACATCCAGCCTATCAACCAGCTAGTCTTGCTGGGAACTTCAGGGAAAGTTCATCTTAGAGTTGGCTTCGAGCTTAGATGCTTTCAGCTCTTATCACATCCCAACGTGGCTACCCAACGATGCTCTTGGCAGAACAATTGGTACACCAGTGGTTGGTTCATCCCGGTCCTCTCGTACTAGGGACAAATCTCTTCAACTTTCCTACGCCCACGGAAGATAGGGACCGAACTGTCTCACGACGTTCTGAACCCAGCTCGCGTACCGCTTTAAATGGCGAACAGCCATACCCTTGGGACCGACTACAGCCCCAGGATGCGATGAGCCGACATCGAGGTGCCAAACCTCCCCGTCGATGTGAGCTCTTGGGGGAGATCAGCCTGTTATCCCCGGCGTACCTTTTATCCTTTGAGCGATGGCCCTTCCACGCAGAACCACCGGATCACTATGACCGACTTTCGTCTCTGTTCGACTTGTTGGTCTCACAGTCAAGCTAGTTTATGCCATTATACTCAACAAGCGATTTCCAACCGCTTTGAACTAACCTTTGTAAGCCTCCGTTACTATTTAGGAGGCGACCGCCCCAGTCAAACTACCCACCAGACATTGTCCTGAATGAGGATAACTCATCGCAGTTAGTAACTCAAATATTCAAGGGTGGTATCTCAAGGATGGCTCCGACTCTACTTGCGTCTAGTCATCATAGCCTCCCACCTATCCTGCACATGAATATCCAAGCTACAGTGTCAAGCTGTAGTAAAGGTGCACGGGGTCTTTCCGTCTTTCCGCGGGTAGGAGGAATTTTCACCTCCACTACAATTTCACTGGATCCCTCTTTGAGACAGCTCCCATCTCGTTACGCCATTCATGCAGGTCAGTATTTAACTGACAAGGAATTTCGCTACCTTAGGACCGTTATAGTTACGGCCGCCGTTTACTCGGGCTTCAATCAAATGCTTCGCTTGCGCTGACATCATCAGTTAACCTTCGAGCACCGGGCAGGCGTCACACCTTATACATCCACTTACGTGTTAGCAAAGTGCTGTGTTTTTGGTAAACAGTCGGGAGGGACTCTTTGTTGCAACCTCCTTGGCTTTTGAAAGCAAGTTTCTATACCATGGTAGGCACACCTTATACCGAAGATACGGTGCTATTTTGCAGAGTTCCTTAAAGAGGGTTCTTCCACGCGCCTTAGAATACTCATCCCACCCACCTGTGTCGGTTTACGGTACGGGCAACATATAATATACTTAGTGGCTTTTCTTGGCACGACAGTATCATCGATTCTCCATCTCCTCCGAAGAGTGTCAAGAGCCTGTAAGATCTCGGTCTATTGTTAAGCGGATTTGCCTACTTAACAACCTACATCCTTCGACCCACTATTCCATCAGTGAGCTCGATTAACTCTATGCGTCCCCACATCGCGCTTATATGTTGGTATTGGAATATTAACCAATTTGCCATCGTCTACACTTTTCAGTCTCGACTTAGGACCCGACTAACCCTACGATGACGAGCATCGCGTAGGAAACCTTGGGTTTTCGGCGTTAAGGATTCTCACCTTAATTATCGCTACTCATGCCTGCATGCTCACTTCTATCCGCTCCAGCACTCCTTACCGGTATACCTTCAACGCTGAATAGAACGCTCTCCTACCACTCAATTAAAAATTGAATCTAAAGCTTCGGTGTACATCTTAGCCCCGTTATATTTTCCGCGCAGAATCACTAGACCAGTGAGCTGTTACGCTTTCTTTAAAGGATGGCTGCTTCTAAGCCAACCTCCTGGTTGTCACAGTAACTCCACATCGTTTTCCACTTAGATGTAACTTAGGGACCTTAGCTGTTAGTCTGGGTTGTTCCCCTCTCGACGACGGATTTTATCACCCACCGCCTGACTCCTGTGATTCCACATATAGTATTCATAGTTTGATAGGGTTTGGTACCGCGGTAAGCAGCCCTAGCCCATTCAGTGCTCTACCCCTATATGCTACAACACAAGGCTATACCTAAATATATTTCGGAGAGAACCAGCTATCACGAAGTTTGATTGGCCTTTCACCCCTATCCACAAGTCATCCCGAGACTTTTCAACGTCAATGGGTTCGGTCCTCCACTGGCTCTTACACCAGCTTCAACCTGCTCATGGATAGATCACTTCGTTTCGGGTCTGCAGCATCTGACTATGTCGCCCTATTAAGACTCGCTTTCGCTACGGCTTCGCACTTGGCTTAACCTTGCCAGACACCACAACTCGCAGGCTCATTATGCAAAAGGCAGTCCATCACCCTGATAAATCATAGGGCTCTGAATGATTGTAAGCTAATGGTTTCAGGTTCTATTTCACTCTGCTCGCTGCAGTACTTTTCACCTTTCCCTCACGGTACTTGTTCACTATCGATCTGTAAGTAGTATTTAGGATTGGAGGGTGGTCCCCCCAGCTTCAGTCAAAATATCACGTGTTCCGACCTACTCAGGATACCATTAAAGTTATTGAGAATTTTAATTACAGGAGTTTCACCTTCTACGCTCTAGCTTTCCAACTAGTTCATCTATCCTCTTTAATCTTATATTATGGTCCTACAACCCCCTATACAAGTATAGGGTTTGTCCTAATCCCAGTTCGCTCGCCGCTACTATGGGAATCTCATTTGATTTCTCTTCCTTTGGGTACTGAGATGTTTCACTTCCCCAAGTTCGCTCTCCGTAGAGTAATATATATCTCTATATATTGGGTTGCCCCATTCGGAAACCCACGGATCAAAGCTCTTTGGCAGCTCCCCGTGGCTTATCGCAGCCTAATACGTCCTTCTTCGCCTCTTACAGTCAAGGCATCCACCATTAGCCCTTAATAGCTTATTAAAATCTAATAAAATCTTACAACTTTATTTAGATTAGTTTTTCTTGCCTATAAATATAATTCCTTATATTTATAAATTTGATAATATTCTTTGGCTACTATCTTATTAAACATAAAGTCTAATAATTTAGTTGTGTTATCTATAGTTAAATTTAATTATTACATTAAATCTTAGATATGAAATTTTTTTATTTAAAATTAAATACTTCTATTTAACTTTACGAAAAAATTTTAAAGACTTTAACATTATATTTTTAAATATCTTGCTACTTCAAATAACTAAAGTTATCTCAAGGTAACGCTTTCTGATTAAAACCAGATATAAACTCTTATTTATAAAAGCTTATATCTAACTTCTCTTTCTTTATCTCTATATGGTGGAGAATAGCGGGATCGAACCGCTGACCTCCTGCGTGCAAAGCAGGCGCTCTCCCAGCTGAGCTAATTCCCCATAATAATCTGGTGGGCCTATCAGGACTTGAACCTGAGACCTCACGATTATCAGTCGAGCGCTCTAGCCAGCTGAGCTATAGGCCCCATATTTACCTATAAATTATCTGTTGTTCTTCAAATAATCTTTACAAACTAAATATATGTTGTTAAAAGTAAGTTTCTTTATTCATTTTTTATATTAAGAACCAAATCTTAATATTTTTTCTTTGAAAGGAGGTGATCCAACCGCAGGTTCTCCTACGGTTACCTTGTTACGACTTCACCCCAGTCGCCAAATCCACTGTGGAAGGTAGCTACTTTAGCATCCCCGCTTCGAATGAGTTCGACTCCCATGGTGTGACGGGCGGTGAGTACAAGACCCGGGAACGTATTCACCGTAGCATAGCTGATCTACGATTACTAGCGATTCCAACTTCATGTAGTCGAGTTGCAGACTACAATCCGAACTGGGAGATATTTTATAAGATTTGCTCCACGTCACCGTATTGCAGCTCTTTGTATACCCCATTGTAGCACGTGTGTAGCCCTGGACGTAAGGGCCATGATGACTTGACGTCGTCCTCACCTTCCTCCTACTTGCGTAGGCAGTCTGTTTAGAGTTCTCAGCCGAACTGTTAGCAACTAAACACGAGGGTTGCGCTCGTTGCGGGACTTAACCCAACATCTCACGACACGAGCTGACGACAGCCGTGCAGCACCTGTATATAAGCTTCTGCAAGCAGACACCAATCAATCTCTTGAAAGTTCTTACTATGTCAAGTCCAGGTAAGGTTCTTCGTGTATCGTCGAATTAAACCACATGCTCCACCGCTTGTGCGGGTCCCCGTCTATTCCTTTGAGTTTTAATCTTGCGACCGTACTCCCCAGGCGGTACACTTAATGTGTTAACTGCATTACTGCAAGATCAAGTCTCACAACAACTAGTGTACATCGTTTAGGGCGTGGACTACCAGGGTATCTAATCCTGTTTGCTCCCCACGCTTTCGCATCTCAGCGTCAATAGTGTTCCAGTAGATCGCCTTCGCAATCGGTATTCCTTCTGATCTCTACGGATTTTACCCCTACACCAGAAATTCCATCTACCTCTCCCACATTCTAGATTAACAGTTTTCAAAGCAGTTCTATAGTTAAGCTATAGGATTTCACTTCAAACTTATCAATCCGCCTACATGCTCTTTACGCCCAGTGATTCCGAGTAACGCTTGCACCCCCCGTATTACCGCGGCTGCTGGCACGGAGTTAGCCGGTGCTTATTCATATAATACCGTCATTATCTTCTCATATAAAA
This window contains:
- the era gene encoding GTPase Era; its protein translation is MTKCGYVSVVGRPNAGKSSLLNWLVGEKIAMVSHKANATRRRSNIIVMHEEDQIVFVDTPGIHETEKLLNQFMLDEALKAMGDCDLILFLAPVTDSLKYYEDFLEKNKKNTKHILLLTKIDFVNNDELMIKLKEYEKYQDKYEAMIPISIKRATKKSDILDVVVKYLPVHPYLFDPEIMTTEHLRDLYKEFIRESIFENISDEIPYEADVMINKIEEKPNVDVVRATIIVQKDSQKGMIIGQKATAIKRIGKAARIKIEKLSGKKCFLELFVSVKKNWTKNKEALKSMGYDMDI